From a region of the Candidatus Azobacteroides pseudotrichonymphae genomovar. CFP2 genome:
- the xylE gene encoding D-xylose transporter XylE has protein sequence MRQYNLLYVFGITLVATIGGLLFGYDTAVVSGAEKGLEGFFLGAKDFQYTKILHGITSSSALIGCVIGGVISGFLASEYGRRNSLRFASVLFFLSALGSYCPEFLFFPKGEPSWNLWIAFNLYRILGGIGVGLASAIVPMYIAEIAPSHIRGTLVSCNQFAIIFGMLVVYFVNYLILGGHTNPIVIKSAGILSVSGDSDPWTIEYGWRYMFGSEAYIAAIFGFLLFFVPKTPRYLVLIGQVTQALSILTKINGTEKAKEILFDIQNTSKEKTEKLFSYGIMVVIMGILLSVFQQAIGINAVLYYAPRIFGSAGVGGDGMIQTVVMGIVNIVFTVIAIYTVDRLGRKPLLIIGSIGMAIGAFGIAMCDHFSFKGYIPVLAVIVYAAFFMMSWGPICWVLISEIFPNTIRGKAVAMAVAFQWIFNYIVSSTFPPLYDFSPMISYGLYGVICVLAGIFVWKWVPETKGKTLEDMNKLWGK, from the coding sequence ATGAGACAATATAATTTATTGTATGTTTTTGGGATTACATTAGTAGCAACTATTGGAGGATTGCTTTTTGGATATGATACTGCAGTAGTTTCTGGTGCTGAGAAAGGATTGGAGGGATTCTTTTTGGGGGCAAAGGATTTTCAGTATACCAAGATTTTGCATGGAATCACATCTTCTAGTGCTTTAATTGGTTGTGTAATAGGTGGAGTTATATCTGGATTTTTAGCATCCGAATATGGTCGCAGAAATTCATTGCGATTTGCATCTGTATTGTTTTTTTTATCGGCATTGGGTTCTTATTGTCCAGAATTCTTGTTTTTCCCTAAAGGAGAACCATCTTGGAATCTTTGGATAGCTTTCAACTTATATCGTATTTTAGGGGGTATTGGTGTGGGATTAGCATCTGCCATTGTACCTATGTATATTGCTGAAATTGCTCCTTCACATATTCGAGGTACATTAGTTTCATGTAATCAATTTGCTATTATATTCGGTATGTTGGTAGTCTATTTTGTGAATTATTTAATATTGGGTGGTCACACTAATCCAATAGTAATTAAAAGTGCGGGTATATTATCCGTTAGTGGTGATTCGGACCCATGGACTATTGAGTATGGGTGGCGATATATGTTTGGTTCTGAGGCTTATATAGCAGCGATATTTGGATTTTTACTTTTTTTTGTACCTAAAACACCTCGTTATTTGGTATTAATAGGTCAAGTAACTCAAGCATTATCTATTCTTACGAAAATAAATGGAACGGAAAAGGCAAAAGAAATTTTATTCGATATACAAAATACTTCAAAAGAAAAAACAGAAAAGTTATTTTCTTATGGTATCATGGTAGTGATTATGGGGATCCTTTTGTCCGTTTTCCAGCAGGCAATCGGAATTAATGCTGTATTGTATTATGCACCTCGTATTTTTGGAAGTGCTGGGGTTGGAGGTGATGGGATGATACAAACAGTTGTTATGGGTATTGTGAATATTGTATTTACAGTAATAGCCATTTATACGGTGGATAGACTTGGTCGCAAACCCTTGCTAATCATTGGTTCTATTGGTATGGCAATAGGTGCTTTTGGTATAGCCATGTGTGACCATTTTAGCTTTAAAGGATACATTCCTGTACTTGCTGTTATTGTGTATGCAGCCTTCTTCATGATGTCGTGGGGTCCTATCTGTTGGGTGTTGATTTCTGAAATATTTCCGAATACTATTCGTGGTAAAGCTGTAGCTATGGCTGTTGCTTTCCAATGGATATTTAATTATATCGTATCATCTACTTTTCCACCACTTTATGATTTCAGTCCGATGATTTCATATGGGTTGTATGGAGTTATTTGTGTACTTGCTGGTATTTTTGTGTGGAAATGGGTGCCTGAAACAAAAGGAAAAACTCTAGAGGATATGAATAAACTTTGGGGAAAATAG
- the dnaK gene encoding molecular chaperone DnaK, with translation MGKIIGIDLGTTNSCVAVMEGGKPVVIPNSEGKMTTPSIVAFVGSERKIGDPAKRQAITNPTKTIFSIKRFMGESYDKVQNEINRIPYKVTRGGNDTSRVDIDGRLYSPQEISAMILQKMKKTAEDYLGQEVTEAVITVPAYFGDSQRQATIEAGEIAGLKVKRIINEPTAAALAYGLEKADKDMKIAVFDLGGGTFDISILELGSGVFEVLSTNGDTHLGGDDFDHVIIDFLADEFQRNEGLDLRKDAMAMQRLKEAAEKAKIELSSSTSTEINLPYIMPVDGMPKHLIVTLTRSKFEQLSDKLIRSTVDPCEKALKGAGLTAKDINEIILVGGSTRIPIIQTEVEKIFGKVPSKGVNPDEVVAVGAAIQGAILSGDSNLGEMVLLDVTPLSLGIETMGSVMTKLIEANSTIPIKKSETFTTAADNQPSVEIHVLQGERPLAKDNKTIGKFHLDGIMPAPRGIPQIEVTFDIDANGVVSVSAKDKATGKEQSIRIEASSGLSEAEIKRMKEEATANAEADTKAKERVDKLNHADSVIFQTEKQLKDFGDKIPADKKASIEATLTKLKEAHKAQDLSSIDTIIAEINNTFQAMSQELYNAKAQTNNSAGNNNSAGNNTQNNNNASDNNNNNVTDVDFEEVK, from the coding sequence ATGGGAAAAATTATCGGAATTGATTTAGGGACAACCAACTCCTGTGTTGCTGTAATGGAAGGAGGCAAGCCAGTAGTTATACCTAATAGTGAAGGTAAAATGACAACACCATCTATAGTAGCATTTGTTGGTAGTGAACGAAAGATAGGGGACCCAGCAAAACGTCAAGCAATTACTAATCCTACTAAAACTATTTTCTCAATCAAGAGATTTATGGGTGAATCCTACGATAAAGTACAGAACGAAATTAACCGAATCCCTTATAAAGTAACACGTGGTGGTAATGATACTTCACGTGTAGATATTGATGGACGTTTATACTCTCCGCAAGAAATCTCAGCGATGATTCTTCAGAAAATGAAAAAAACAGCTGAGGACTATTTAGGTCAAGAAGTAACAGAGGCTGTCATTACTGTTCCTGCCTATTTTGGTGATTCACAACGCCAGGCGACAATTGAAGCAGGAGAAATTGCTGGTTTAAAAGTAAAGCGTATTATTAATGAGCCAACGGCCGCTGCCTTGGCTTATGGTTTAGAAAAAGCCGACAAGGATATGAAAATTGCCGTATTCGATCTCGGAGGGGGAACATTTGACATATCCATCCTTGAATTGGGAAGTGGAGTCTTTGAAGTTTTATCAACTAATGGTGATACACACTTGGGGGGGGATGATTTTGATCATGTAATCATAGATTTTCTAGCAGATGAATTTCAAAGAAACGAGGGTCTAGATCTACGTAAAGATGCTATGGCAATGCAACGATTGAAAGAAGCTGCAGAAAAAGCAAAAATTGAACTCTCAAGTTCAACTTCTACTGAAATTAATTTGCCTTATATTATGCCAGTAGATGGCATGCCTAAACATTTAATAGTAACATTGACTCGTTCCAAATTTGAACAATTGTCTGACAAATTAATTCGCTCCACAGTTGATCCTTGCGAAAAGGCATTGAAAGGTGCCGGTTTAACAGCAAAAGATATAAATGAGATCATTTTGGTAGGAGGTTCAACTCGTATTCCAATTATTCAAACAGAAGTAGAAAAAATCTTTGGTAAAGTTCCTTCTAAAGGAGTAAATCCAGATGAAGTAGTAGCTGTAGGTGCTGCTATTCAGGGAGCTATTCTCTCAGGAGACAGTAATTTAGGAGAAATGGTACTACTAGACGTTACTCCTCTCTCTTTAGGTATAGAAACAATGGGTAGTGTCATGACAAAATTGATTGAAGCAAATTCAACCATCCCAATCAAAAAATCAGAGACATTTACAACAGCTGCAGACAATCAACCATCAGTAGAAATTCATGTTCTGCAAGGTGAGCGTCCATTAGCAAAAGACAATAAAACTATTGGAAAATTCCATTTAGATGGCATCATGCCTGCACCACGCGGTATCCCACAAATTGAAGTAACTTTCGATATCGACGCTAACGGAGTGGTGAGCGTATCAGCGAAAGATAAAGCTACTGGAAAAGAACAAAGTATTCGTATTGAAGCTTCTAGCGGCTTAAGTGAAGCTGAAATCAAACGTATGAAAGAAGAGGCCACTGCTAACGCGGAAGCAGATACCAAAGCTAAAGAACGTGTTGATAAACTGAACCATGCTGACAGTGTAATTTTCCAAACAGAAAAACAATTGAAAGATTTTGGAGACAAAATACCAGCTGATAAAAAAGCTTCCATTGAAGCTACATTGACAAAATTGAAAGAAGCACACAAAGCACAAGATTTGTCAAGTATCGATACGATTATCGCAGAAATAAACAATACTTTCCAAGCAATGAGTCAAGAATTATATAATGCAAAAGCACAGACTAATAATTCTGCCGGAAACAATAATTCTGCCGGAAACAATACACAAAACAATAATAATGCCTCCGACAACAATAATAACAATGTTACAGACGTGGATTTTGAAGAAGTGAAGTAA
- the xylA gene encoding xylose isomerase, translated as MNTSNNRGFFAGIEKIQFEGLESKNPLAFRWYDENRVVLGKTMKEWLRFSMAYWHTLCAEGADQFGGGTKKFPWNKGSDAISRAKNKMDAAFEFMTKIGVPFYCFHDVDLVEEGNSFAEYENNLAKIVEYAKEKQTSTGVKLLWGTANVFSNRRYMNGAATNPDFGVVAWAGAQIKNAIDATIALGGMNYVFWGGREGYMSLLNTDMKREKEHLAQMLIMTRDYARKKGFKGTFLIEPKPMEPSKHQYDVDAETVIGFLRHYKLDKDFKINIEVNHATLAGHTFEHELQVAVDAGMLGSIDANRGDYQNGWDTDQFPVDIYELIQALLVVIEGGGFGNGGTNFDAKTRRNSTDLEDIFIAHISGMDIFARALVSAAAILEKSDYRKLRADRYISFNSGDGKFFENGELTLEDLRNITAKNGEPIQISGKQELYEAIVNMYI; from the coding sequence ATGAATACATCGAATAATAGAGGATTTTTTGCAGGAATAGAAAAAATCCAGTTTGAAGGATTAGAAAGTAAAAATCCATTAGCTTTTCGTTGGTACGACGAAAATAGAGTTGTATTAGGAAAAACCATGAAAGAATGGTTGAGGTTTTCTATGGCTTATTGGCATACTTTGTGTGCTGAAGGTGCTGATCAATTTGGAGGAGGAACTAAAAAATTCCCATGGAATAAAGGCTCGGACGCCATTAGTCGTGCTAAGAATAAGATGGATGCAGCATTTGAGTTTATGACTAAGATAGGAGTTCCATTCTATTGCTTCCATGATGTAGATTTGGTGGAAGAAGGTAATTCTTTTGCAGAATACGAAAACAATTTAGCTAAAATTGTAGAGTATGCTAAGGAAAAACAAACTTCTACAGGTGTCAAATTACTTTGGGGTACAGCAAACGTTTTTAGTAATCGGCGTTATATGAATGGTGCTGCTACTAATCCTGATTTTGGTGTTGTTGCTTGGGCAGGTGCTCAGATCAAAAATGCTATTGATGCGACAATTGCTTTAGGAGGCATGAACTATGTATTTTGGGGTGGTCGTGAAGGATATATGAGTTTGTTGAATACAGATATGAAACGTGAAAAAGAACATTTAGCACAAATGCTGATTATGACTCGTGATTATGCACGTAAAAAAGGTTTTAAAGGGACTTTCCTTATTGAACCAAAACCGATGGAACCTTCTAAGCATCAATATGATGTGGATGCAGAAACTGTTATTGGTTTTTTGCGTCACTATAAATTGGATAAGGATTTTAAAATAAATATTGAAGTAAATCATGCAACTTTGGCGGGTCACACTTTTGAACATGAATTGCAAGTAGCTGTTGATGCTGGTATGTTGGGTTCTATCGATGCCAATCGTGGTGATTATCAGAATGGGTGGGATACTGATCAATTTCCTGTTGATATTTATGAATTGATACAAGCCCTTTTGGTTGTCATTGAAGGAGGTGGTTTTGGCAATGGAGGTACGAATTTTGATGCAAAAACTCGTCGTAACTCGACTGATTTGGAAGATATCTTTATTGCTCATATTTCTGGTATGGATATTTTTGCTCGTGCTTTAGTTTCGGCTGCAGCCATACTTGAAAAATCAGATTACAGAAAACTACGTGCTGATCGTTATATTTCTTTTAATTCCGGAGATGGGAAATTTTTTGAAAATGGGGAATTGACACTTGAAGACTTGCGTAATATTACGGCTAAAAATGGTGAGCCTATTCAAATTAGTGGTAAACAAGAGTTGTATGAAGCAATAGTAAATATGTATATATAA
- a CDS encoding xylulokinase, which yields MYLLGYDIGSSSIKACLVEAESGKIIAQDFSPKVEMQIIARKVGWAEQEPELWWANLKVAHESVLRKSGIAVEDIKAIGISWQMHGLVLVDKFKKVLRPAIIWCDSRAVSYGEKAFEALGRKRCLSHLLNSPGNFTASKLAWVKDKEPQIYKQIDKFMLPGDYIGMRLTNNVVTTIEGLSEGIFWDFKKGCLSREILDYFGFDENFVPELKPTFGIQGFISTEVAGELGLKEGTPVCYRAGDQPNNAFSLNVFNPGEIASTAGTSGVVYGVLGKIDYDPLSRVNTFAHVNHSNEQIRLGVLLCINGTGILNSWIKKNIVSAGISYNDMNDIASQSLIGSRGISIIPFGNGVERILENKGRGCSIHGINFNTHNQSDIIRAAQEGIVFSFQYGMKIMKNMGMDIQVIRAGNANMFLSPVFRQTLASISGSIIELYDTDGAAGAAKGAGIGVGIYKDSKEAFASLEKLAVIDPEVAEKPQYQEAYERWENYLGK from the coding sequence ATGTACTTACTTGGATACGATATTGGTAGTTCTTCAATTAAGGCATGTTTGGTAGAAGCAGAATCAGGAAAAATCATCGCACAAGATTTTTCCCCAAAAGTGGAAATGCAAATCATTGCTAGGAAAGTGGGTTGGGCTGAGCAGGAGCCAGAATTATGGTGGGCAAACTTGAAGGTGGCTCATGAGTCTGTTTTGAGAAAATCAGGTATTGCTGTTGAAGATATTAAAGCTATTGGCATTTCTTGGCAAATGCATGGTTTAGTTCTGGTAGATAAATTTAAAAAAGTGCTTCGTCCTGCTATTATCTGGTGTGACAGTAGAGCGGTGTCTTACGGAGAAAAAGCTTTTGAGGCTCTTGGAAGGAAAAGGTGTTTGTCTCATTTACTTAATTCTCCTGGTAATTTTACTGCTTCTAAATTAGCATGGGTAAAGGATAAAGAACCTCAAATCTATAAGCAAATAGATAAGTTTATGTTGCCTGGCGATTATATTGGTATGCGTTTAACCAATAATGTTGTAACTACGATAGAAGGTTTGTCTGAGGGTATCTTCTGGGATTTTAAGAAAGGTTGTTTGTCTAGAGAAATTTTGGATTATTTCGGTTTTGATGAAAATTTTGTTCCGGAACTTAAACCTACTTTTGGTATTCAAGGTTTTATTTCTACTGAGGTAGCAGGAGAATTGGGATTAAAGGAAGGTACTCCAGTATGTTATCGGGCTGGCGATCAGCCTAATAATGCTTTTTCGTTGAATGTATTCAATCCAGGTGAAATTGCTTCAACAGCAGGTACTTCCGGAGTAGTTTATGGTGTATTGGGAAAAATAGACTATGATCCCCTTTCACGTGTTAATACTTTTGCTCATGTCAACCATAGTAATGAACAAATTCGTCTAGGGGTTCTATTGTGTATTAATGGTACAGGAATATTGAATTCATGGATTAAGAAGAATATTGTTTCAGCAGGAATTTCATATAATGACATGAATGATATAGCTTCTCAATCTCTTATTGGTAGTAGAGGAATTTCTATTATTCCTTTTGGCAATGGAGTAGAGCGTATTTTAGAAAACAAGGGAAGAGGGTGTTCTATCCACGGAATTAATTTCAATACACATAATCAATCGGATATTATTCGAGCTGCTCAGGAAGGAATTGTTTTTTCCTTTCAATATGGAATGAAAATAATGAAAAATATGGGAATGGACATACAGGTTATTCGTGCGGGTAATGCTAATATGTTTTTAAGTCCAGTTTTTCGTCAAACTTTGGCAAGTATCAGTGGTTCTATCATTGAACTTTATGATACCGATGGGGCAGCAGGAGCTGCTAAAGGGGCAGGAATAGGAGTGGGTATCTATAAAGATAGTAAGGAAGCATTTGCTAGCCTGGAAAAACTTGCTGTAATTGATCCGGAAGTTGCTGAAAAGCCACAGTATCAGGAGGCATATGAAAGATGGGAAAATTATTTGGGTAAATAA